A section of the Arcobacter arenosus genome encodes:
- a CDS encoding citrate synthase translates to MGKNTFTLTDNRDGRSFEYDILKGTRGPDVVDIRSFYKDSGMFTYDPGYTSTASCDSKITFIDGENSELRYRGIPIEELAGKRSYLDVCYLLFRGNLPTEQESKDFDLEIRHRSFLDEGILRLFDALPDHAHPMATMGAATMALATIYKDHLNLENEEEFKIMRRRILAKMPTIAAMAFRNSRGVPMIYPDIDRYFTENFLYMLRAYPGGKLKNLGNGLHEEIKQVEVDALDAILTLHADHEQNASTTTVRNVGSTEAHPYVAIASGIAALWGSAHGGANEKVMDQLQLIGDVKNVPTYIAKAKDKNDPFRLMGFGHRVYKNRDPRAQELKRLQDKLKEELNLDSKLLDIASAVEEAALSDDYFKERGLYPNIDFYSGVILTALKIPVEMFTPIFVIGRIPGWLAQWSELKQDPTAKIARPRQLYTGK, encoded by the coding sequence ATGGGAAAGAATACTTTTACGTTAACAGATAATAGAGATGGCAGATCTTTTGAGTATGATATTTTAAAAGGTACAAGAGGACCAGATGTAGTTGATATTAGATCATTTTATAAAGATTCAGGAATGTTTACATATGATCCTGGTTACACATCTACAGCATCTTGTGATTCTAAAATCACATTTATTGATGGGGAAAACTCTGAGCTTAGATATAGAGGTATCCCAATTGAAGAGTTAGCAGGTAAAAGATCATACCTAGATGTTTGTTATTTACTATTTAGAGGAAATCTTCCAACTGAACAAGAATCAAAAGATTTTGACCTAGAGATTAGACATAGATCATTTTTAGATGAAGGTATTTTAAGATTATTTGATGCATTACCAGATCATGCACATCCAATGGCAACTATGGGTGCAGCTACTATGGCTCTTGCTACAATATATAAAGATCATTTAAACTTAGAAAATGAAGAAGAGTTTAAAATAATGAGAAGAAGAATCTTAGCAAAAATGCCAACTATTGCAGCTATGGCATTTAGAAACTCTAGAGGTGTTCCAATGATCTATCCAGATATTGATAGATATTTCACTGAAAACTTCTTATATATGTTAAGAGCTTATCCAGGTGGTAAACTAAAAAATCTTGGAAATGGATTACATGAAGAGATTAAACAAGTTGAAGTTGATGCCCTTGATGCTATTTTAACTTTACATGCAGATCACGAACAAAACGCTTCTACAACTACAGTTAGAAATGTTGGTTCTACAGAAGCTCACCCTTATGTTGCAATTGCTTCTGGTATAGCAGCACTTTGGGGTTCTGCTCACGGTGGAGCAAATGAAAAAGTTATGGATCAATTACAATTAATTGGTGATGTTAAAAATGTACCAACTTATATTGCAAAAGCAAAAGATAAAAATGATCCATTTAGACTTATGGGATTTGGACACAGAGTTTATAAAAATAGAGACCCAAGAGCTCAAGAATTAAAAAGATTACAAGATAAATTAAAAGAAGAGCTAAACCTTGATTCTAAACTTCTTGATATTGCATCGGCAGTTGAAGAAGCAGCTTTAAGTGATGATTACTTCAAAGAAAGAGGTTTATATCCAAATATTGACTTCTACTCAGGTGTAATTTTAACTGCTCTTAAAATTCCAGTAGAGATGTTTACGCCTATTTTCGTTATTGGAAGAATTCCAGGATGGTTAGCACAATGGTCTGAATTAAAACAAGACCCAACAGCTAAAATTGCAAGACCAAGACAATTATATACAGG